CAGTACGGGGTGCAGGACTCCAACGGAGGCCGCATGATCCAGATGTTCCGTGCAGAAGGTTCACGGGTGGGCGTGGAAGCTGCAGAACTTTATCGGGTGCTGCGCTGATGCTCTCACTTTTGCAGGATAGATTGGGACATGGAAATTCGAACTTTTGAACCCACAGACACCCAGCAGGTTGTTCAGCTGATCCTGCCCATTCAGACCGAAGAATTTGGCATTCCCATCACGCTGGAAGACCAGCCAGATCTGCTGGACATTCCCCATTTTTACCAGCAGCAAAAAGGCAACTTCTGGGTGGCCACAGCAGAAGGGCAGGTGGTGGGCACCCTGGCTTTGCTGGACATCGGAAACCAGCAGGGGGCACTGCGCAAGATGTTCGTGCATCCTGATTTCCGGGGAAAACCCCACGGAAGTGCACAGAAACTGCTGGATGGGTTGCTGGACTGGGCCAGAACGCAGGG
This window of the Deinococcus roseus genome carries:
- a CDS encoding GNAT family N-acetyltransferase; the protein is MEIRTFEPTDTQQVVQLILPIQTEEFGIPITLEDQPDLLDIPHFYQQQKGNFWVATAEGQVVGTLALLDIGNQQGALRKMFVHPDFRGKPHGSAQKLLDGLLDWARTQGLTEIFLGTTAKYLAAHRFYEKNGFVQIEPDALPAAFPRMQVDTRFYQIRV